One genomic window of Osmia bicornis bicornis chromosome 5, iOsmBic2.1, whole genome shotgun sequence includes the following:
- the LOC114882657 gene encoding endothelial differentiation-related factor 1 homolog: MSDWDTAPITLRKRPPKASVLKSEQAVNAARRQGFVIETQAKWGGGTNRQHVATKNTAKLDRETEELKHDKIPLDLGKLIQQGRQNKGLSQKDLATKVNEKAQVINDYEAGRGIPNQMVIGKIERVLGIKLRGKDRGKPLTAPGAKK, from the exons ATGTCAGATTGGGACACTGCTCCTATTACTCTGCGAAAACGTCCTCCAAAAGCTTCTGTACTCAAATCGGAACAG GCGGTGAATGCTGCACGTCGTCAAGGATTTGTCATTGAAACACAAGCAAAAT GGGGTGGTGGAACAAACAGGCAGCATGTAGCAACTAAAAATACAGCTAAATTAGACAGAGAAACCGAAGAACTTAAACATGACAAAATTCCACTTGATCTTGGTAAATTAATTCAACAGGGACGACAGAATAAAGGATTGTCTCAGAAAGATCTTGCAACG AAAGTAAATGAAAAGGCACAAGTTATCAATGACTATGAAGCAGGTCGTGGAATTCCAAATCAAATGGTGATTGGTAAAATTGAACGAGTATTGGGAATAAAATTACGTGGAAAAGATCGTGGTAAACCTTTAACAGCACCTGGGGCGAAAAAATGA
- the LOC114882650 gene encoding phosphatidylserine lipase ABHD16A, with product MSFIRTLWKCTFSPRLFKIYEITWIGRLVDKSYEPNSIERWGDQIVICFAAIWSISLYTIPLVAIFFYQRNSSLSDNIYSLSKLVVGAGAIFIASLIARSCSRANNPVYLKFLKTLDDANAHYNTETKQELHKYDFEFWAWPVDFKVPDIVGDKHQEKLTLEKIAISSGRVKRQSGKEFVFTLPCKLLSYIVAHTFGIKMIYPGSVSVINWAFRSTLLKGRMDLIKRGGERYKLLTADNNEIDTMFIDQRNKTSNGNVLVITCEGNCGFYESGIISTPLNKGYSILGWNHPGFGSSTGAPYPLQEENAIDCVMRFAIDRLGFDEEQIILYGWSIGGYPATWAAMNYPSIQSLVLDATFDDILPLAIMTMSSSLEGLIRNIIRDYFNLNIAEQLNRYNGTVLLIRRTDDEVVCTPSNTLSGNRGNMLLTKLLMRRYPHLLSETAECAVLLVRFLSADVAARKSLIETVKVDEKQCLELIAEDIENNGGSVSYPSTLGQDYDSKIKQQLILFLATMYMKDQPSSHCTPLAVDLFHPGWDPASAMSIKH from the exons atgtcTTTCATTAGGACACTTTGGAAATGTACATTTAGCCCTAggcttttcaaaatttatgaaataacaTGGATTGGTCGTTTAGTAGAT AAATCTTACGAACCTAATAGTATAGAACGATGGGGTGATCAAATCGTAATTTGT tttGCAGCAATTTGGTCCATAAGCCTGTATACTATACCACTAGTTGCCATTTTCTTCTATCAGCGTAATAGTTCATTATCCGATAATATTTACTCTTTGAGTAAATTAGTTGTTGGTGCCGgtgcaatttttattgcatCACTGATTGCACGTAGTTGCTCAAGAGCTAATAATCCagtgtatttaaaatttctaaaaacaCTAGACGATGCTAATGCACATTATAATACAGAAACAAAACAGGAACTTCATAAATATGATTTTGAGTTTTGGGCATGGCCTGTAGATTTTAAAGTCCCTGATATAGTCGG AGATAAACATCAGGAAAAGTTGACACTggaaaaaattgcaatttctaGTGGACGTGTTAAAAGGCAAAGTGGTAAAGAATTTGTATTTACATTGCCATGTAAATTGTTGTCATATATTGTAGCTCACACATTTggtataaaaatgatatatcCCGGAAGTGTATCGGTAATTAATTGGGCATTTC GCTCTACACTTTTAAAAGGAAGAATGGATTTAATAAAACGAGGCGGGGAAAGGTACAAATTGTTAACTGCggataataatgaaattgacACTATGTTCATTGATCAGCGTAACAA AACCTCAAATGGAAATGTATTGGTTATTACATGCGAAGGAAACTGTGGGTTTTATGAAAGTGGTATTATATCAACTCCATTGAATAAAGGATATTCTATATTAGGTTGGAACCATCCAGGCTTTGGTAGTAGCACT GGTGCGCCGTATCCTCTGCAAGAAGAGAATGCTATCGATTGCGTAATGCGCTTTGCAATCGATCGATTAGGATTTGACGAGGAACAAATAATTCTCTATGGTTGGAGTATTGGTGGATATCCTGCAACTTGGGCTGCAATGAATTATCCGTCTATTCAAAGCCTA GTGTTAGACGCTACATTTGATGATATACTTCCATTAGCCATTATGACAATGTCCTCGTCCCTAGAAGGCTTGATACGAAACATTATAAGGGATTATTTTAATCTGAATATAGCAGAACAGTTAAATAG GTATAATGGAACAGTATTGCTTATACGAAGAACAGATGATGAAGTTGTATGCACGCCAAGTAACACTTTATCAGGAAATCGAGGTAACATGTTACTTACAAAACTTCTGATGCGTCGTTATCCACATCTTTTATCAGAAACCGCAGAATGCGCTGTGCTTTTAGTAAGATTCCTTTCAGCGGATGTCGCTGCCAGAA AATCGCTAATTGAAACAGTAAAGGTTGACGAAAAACAATGTTTAGAATTAATTGCAGAAGATATAGAAAATAATGGTGGTAGCGTGAGTTATCCCTCTACCCTTGGGCAAGATTATGattctaaaataaaacaacaacTCATCCTGTTTCTC GCAACAATGTATATGAAAGATCAACCATCCTCGCACTGTACCCCATTAGCAGTGGACTTGTTTCATCCTGGTTGGGATCCCGCATCTGCAATGTCCATAAAACATTGA
- the LOC114882648 gene encoding ran GTPase-activating protein 1 translates to MSSFNLNDLGAQLKDVTQNSTGIGVSFAKKSLKLDSKEDAMEVIEAIQACSNLEYLDLEGNTLGPLAAMAVAEALKEKGSPLKRALWKDMFTGRLRAEIPKALEYLGTALCTAGTQLTELDLSDNAFGPVGAEGIATFLSSSSCYTLRILKLHNTGLGTTGGKILAKALLDCYDNSSKAGTPPLALKVFVAGRNRLEDEGAKALASVFQKLTSLEEVVMPQNGIYHHGITAIANGLSTNSGLKILNLNDNTVGFKGAQALAKVLPNFQNLEQLNLGDCLLKTRGSLILAEALAVKGNYPSLAEVNLSYNEIRTKGANSIAHAMADKKHLIALQLDGNAFGKEGRTLLRNSLTVSKRIESLGSLSNDESDSEEENDEENVDDEEENEDEEEEDDDEDDDDDDDDDDDESEIESKENEDTVTNGNETSNNVARVKVSITEFLKSPTGERLLLLQDNVVQGFIDHAKNSSKNVDTSPQLRFIEEYTRIVMKVSALCTSGYIDVRLRAQNLTDILYSKLCSFATENDQISVWNNALLVNLGLIKAEDKCNGKIDWNLEGCFKALEQVTQKDYFLEEIRTTLKIFLEKSTKSRKAKVADSLQESKDSLKAVLNHTQNAGSQPG, encoded by the exons ATGTCTTCGTTTAATTTAAATGATCTTGGGGCGCAATTGAAAGATGTTACTCAAAATTCTACCGGCATCGGTGTATCTTTCGCAAAGAAATCACTTAAACTTGATTCTAAGGAAGATG cgATGGAGGTGATCGAAGCCATACAAGCATGTTCAAATTTAGAATATTTGGATTTAGAAGGAAATACTTTAGGACCATTAGCTGCCATGGCTGTGGCAGAAgcattgaaagaaaaaggttCTCCATTGAAGCGCGCTCTTTGGAAAGATATGTTCACTGGCCGTTTAAGAGCAGAGATACCAAAAGCATTAGAATACCTTGGCACTGCTTTATGTACTGCTGGCACCCAGCTTACTGAACTTGATTTAAGCGATAATGCTTTTGGTCCAGTTGGTGCTGAAGGGATAGCTACTTTTTTAAGTTCTAGTTCATGTTATACTCtccgtatattaaaattacacaACACTGGTCTTGGAACAACAGGTGGCAAAATATTAGCAAAAGCATTATTAGATTGTTACGATAACAGCTCTAAAGCTG gAACACCTCCTTTAGCATTAAAAGTATTTGTTGCTGGAAGAAACAGACTTGAAGATGAAGGTGCAAAAGCATTAGCATctgtttttcaaaaattaactAGTTTAGAAGAGGTTGTAATGCCACAGAATGGTATATATCATCATGGCATAACAGCCATTGCTAATGGATTATCGACTAATTCTGgtctaaaaattttaaatcttAATGACAATACAGTTGGATTTAAAGGAGCTCAAGCTCTTGCCAAAGTTTTAccgaattttcaaaatttagaaCAGCTTAATCTTGGTGATTGTTTGCTCAAAACACGTGGCAGTTTAATTTTAGCAGAGGCATTAGCAGTTAAGGGTAACTATCCTTCTCTTGCTGAAGTGAATTTGAGTTACAATGAAATTCGTACGAAAGGTGCTAATTCGATAGCTCATGCTATGGCTGATAAAAAGCATCTAATAGCTCTACAATTAGATGGAAATGCATTTGGAAAAGAGGGTCGTACCTTGTTGCGTAACTCGCTTACAGTTTCGAAAAGAATCGAATCGTTGGGTTCATTAAGTAATGATGAGAGTGATAGCGAAGAGGAAAATGATGAAGAAAATGTAGATGATGAAGAAGAGaatgaagatgaagaagaagaagatgatgatGAGGATGATGACGACGATGATGACGACGATGATGATGAAAGTGAAATTGAAAGTAAGGAAAATGAAGATACAGTAACGAACGGCAATGAAACGTCAAACAATGTTGCACGAGTAAAAGTATCTATCACAGAGTTTTTAAAATCACCGACAGGAGAAAGGCTATTACTGTTACAAGATAATGTTGTACAAGGTTTTATAGATCATGCCAAA AATTCATCAAAAAATGTTGATACATCTCCACAGTTAAGGTTCATTGAAGAATATACAAGAATAGTCATGAAAGTATCAGCACTGTGTACAAGTGGTTATATTGATGTGAGATTAAGAGCTCAAAATCTTACAGACATTTTATATTCGAAGTTGTGTTCTTTTGCAACGGAAAATGATCAGATTTCAGTGTGGAATAATGCTTTGCTAGTTAACTTAGGTTTAATAAAG gCTGAAGATAAATGCAATGGAAAGATTGATTGGAACTTAGAAGGATGCTTTAAAGCATTGGAACAAGTCACTCAGAAAGATTACTTTTTAGAAGAGATACGAACCACCTTAAAAATCTTCCTAGAAAAATCAACGAAAAGTAGAAAAGCAAAAGTTGCAGATTCGTTACAAGAGTCAAAAGATTCTCTCAAAGCTGTATTGAATCATACGCAAA ATGCGGGATCCCAACCAGGATGA